The Sorex araneus isolate mSorAra2 chromosome 5, mSorAra2.pri, whole genome shotgun sequence genome has a segment encoding these proteins:
- the MTHFR gene encoding methylenetetrahydrofolate reductase (NADPH) isoform X3: MAVASAAVNYCGLETVLHLTCCRQSREQLTGHLRKARRLGLKNILALRGDPLGDQWEEEAGGFNYAVDLVKHIRSEFGDYFDVCVAGYPKGHPDAGSLEADLQHLKEKVEAGADFIITQLFFEADTFFRFVAACRALGIACPILPGIFPIQGYHSLRQLVKLSRLEVPQQIRDVIEPIKDNDDAIRNYGIEQATSLCRELLASGLAPGLHFYTLNREVATIEVLRRLGLWNEDPRRPLPWAVSAHPKRREEDVRPIFWASRPKSYIYRTQDWDEFPNGRWGHSSSPAFGELRDYYLFYLQSRCSPEELRQMWGEELAGEHSVFQVFEHYLSGEPNPQGHLVTCLPWNDEPLAPETDLLKEQLLRVNRQGVLTINSQPPVNGRPSTDPVVGWGPSGGYVFQKAYLEFFTSRETVQALLQVLKKYELRVNYHIVDVKGENITNAPGLQPNAVTWGIFPGREVIQPTVVDPVSFMFWKDEAFALWTEQWGRLYEEGSPSRGVIQHIHDNYFLVNLVDNDFPLDSCLWQVVEDTFELLNRRPQQGSASEPAAP, encoded by the exons ACCCCCTCGGTGACCAGTGGGAAGAGGAGGCCGGCGGCTTCAACTACGCCGTGGACCTGGTGAAGCACATCCGGAGCGAGTTCGGGGACTACTTTGACGTCTGCGTTGCGG ggTACCCCAAAGGGCACCCCGACGCCGGGAGCCTGGAGGCCGACCTGCAGCACCTGAAGGAGAAGGTGGAGGCGGGGGCCGACTTCATCATCACGCAGCTCTTCTTCGAGGCCGACACCTTCTTCCGCTTCGTGGCGGCCTGCAGGGCGCTGGGCATCGCCTGCCCCATTCTCCCCGGCATCTTCCCCATCCAG GGCTACCACTCGCTGCGGCAGCTGGTCAAGCTGTCCCGGCTGGAGGTGCCGCAGCAGATCCGCGACGTGATCGAGCCCATCAAGGACAACGACGACGCCATCCGCAACTACGGCATCGAGCAGGCCACCAGCCTGTGCCGGGAGCTGCTGGCCAGCGGCCTGGCGCCCGGCCTGCACTTCTACACCCTCAACCGCGAGGTGGCCACCATCGAGGTGCTCCGGCGCCTGGGCCTGTGGAACGAGGACCCCAG gcggcccctgccctgggccgTGAGCGCCCACCCCAAGCGGCGCGAGGAGGACGTCCGGCCCATCTTCTGGGCCTCCAGACCCAAGAGTTACATCTACCGCACCCAGGACTGGGACGAGTTCCCCAACGGCCGCTG gggccactcctcCTCGCCGGCCTTCGGGGAGCTCCGGGACTACTACCTCTTCTACCTGCAGAGCCGGTGCTCCCCGGAGGAGCTGCGGCAGATGTGGGGCGAGGAGCTGGCGGGGGAGCACAGCGTCTTCCAGGTCTTCGAGCACTACCTGTCCGGAGAGCCCAACCCGCAGGGCCACCTG GTGACGTGTCTGCCGTGGAACGACGAGCCGCTGGCGCCCGAGACAGACCTGCTGAAGGAGCAGCTGCTGCGCGTGAACCGGCAGGGCGTGCTCACCATCAACTCCCAGCCGCCCGTCAACGGCCGCCCCTCCACCGACCCCGTGGTGGGCTGGGGCCCCAGCGGCGGCTACGTCTTCCAGAAG GCCTACCTGGAGTTCTTCACGTCCCGCGAGACGGTGCAGGCGCTGCTGCAGGTGCTGAAGAAGTACGAGCTCCGGGTCAACTACCACATCGTGGACGTGAAG GGAGAGAACATCACCAACGCCCCCGGCCTGCAGCCCAATGCCGTCACCTGGGGCATCTTCCCGGGCCGGGAGGTCATCCAGCCCACGGTGGTGGACCCCGTCAGCTTCATGTTCTGGAAG GACGAGGCCTTCGCCCTGTGGACGGAGCAGTGGGGGCGGCTGTATGAGGAGGGCTCCCCGTCCCGAGGGGTCATCCAGCACATCCACGACAACTACTTCCTGGTCAACCTGGTGGACAACGACTTCCCGCTGGACAGCTGCCTGTGGCAGGTGGTGGAGGACACGTTCGAGCTGCTCAACAGGCGCCCCCAGCAGGGCAGCGCCAGCGAGCCCGCGGCCCCCTGA